The genomic region TGTCTATCTCTATCTGGAAATCTCATAACCTTATCTTCAATTGACGGACAGTATCTAGGGCCTACTCCTTCTATTAATCCATTATACATCGGAGCCCTATCTATATTTTCTTTTATTATTTCATGGGTATCTTCACTTGTATATGTTAGCCAACAATCTACTTGTTCTCTGCTAATATCACCACTTATAAATGAAAATGGAACTATTTTTTCATCTCCTGGTTGTCTTATCATTTTTGAAAAGTCAACAGATCTTTTATTAATTCTCGCAGGTGTACCTGTTTTGAATCTTCTTAAGGATATTCCTAAATCTATTAATGATTTAGATAATTCATTTGCAGCAGCTAATCCATTTGGCCCACTATTATATTTAACATCTCCAATGATTATACTTGCTCTTAAATAAGTTCCAGTTGTTAATATTACCGCTTTAGCTGAAAAATATCCGCCGTTTCTTGTTAAAACGCCTTTTACTTTTCCATCTTCTACATCTAATTCTATTACTTCTAATTGTCTCAAATCTAAATTTTCTTGATTTTCTAGAACTTGCTTCATTCTATTTTGATACTTCTTTTTATCTGCTTGTGCTCTTAGTGAATGAACTGCTGGTCCCTTTGAGGTATTAAGCATTCTAGATTGTATATATGTATTATCTATATTAATTCCCATTTCACCGCCTAAAGCATCTATTTCTCTTACTAAATGCCCTTTTGCAGTACCACCTATATTAGGATTACATGGCATCATTGCTATTGAATCTAAGTTGTTTGTACATACTAATGTTTTTAATCCCATTCTAGCAGAAGCTAAAGCTGCCTCACAACCAGCATGGCCAGCTCCAACAACTACTACATCATATTGTCCTGCGTTGTATCTTCCCATTCTCCTTACTTCTCCCTACTTTCCACAACAAAATTCCTTAAATATTTTATTAACTAAATCTTCTTCTAATTCTGTACCTGTAATTTCCCCTAGTGCTTTTAATGCCGAAGTTACATATATAGAAACCAAATCAAGATATTCATTATTTTTAACACTAATAATAGCTTTCTCACAATTTTCTTTTGCTCTTATTAAAGCCTGCTTATGTCTTGAATTAGAAATAACTAAGCTCTCGCTATCAATAGTTCCATTAAAGAACATGTTTTTTATTTCTTCCTTTAATTTATCTATTCCTAAGTCTTCTTTTGCCGATATTTTTATTTTATACTCAAAATTATTTAATGAGTTTAAATCAATTTTATTTTCTAAATCAATTTTATTTAATAAAAGAATAGATTTTTTATTTTTTACAGCCTCTATAATTTCATAGTCTTCCTTATCTAATTCTCTTGAAATATCTAATACTAATAAAACTAAATCAGCCTCTTCTATTTTTTCCTTAGACTTTTCTACACCTATTCTCTCTACTATATCTTCTGTTTCCCTAATTCCAGCTGTATCAATAATTTTTACTGGTATTCCATCTAAATTAATATATTCTTCAATTACATCTCTTGTTGTTCCAGCAATATCCGTTACAATAGCTCTCTTTTCCCTTAATAATACATTAAGTAGAGATGACTTTCCCACATTAGGTTTGCCTACAATTGCAAGACTTAATCCATCTCTAATAATTCTTCCTTCATCTGCATTTTTCATTAATCTATTTATATTATTAAGAGCTTCTTCTAAGCTCTCACTTACTCTAGGTGGTATGCTAGGGTCAATTTCTTCCTCATCTTCTGTAAAGTCTACTGCATACTCAATTAAAGCTAATACATTTAGTAAATATTCATTTAATCTACCTATTTCCTTAGATAAGGAACCATTACTTTGCATTAATGCAGATTTCATTGCTAAGTCTGTTTTTGCACTAATTAAATCCATAACTGCTTCTGCTTGAGATAAATCTATTCTTCCATTTAAAAATGCTCTTTTAGTGAATTCACCAGGCTCAGCTAGTCTAGCTCCTGCCTTGATTGTCATTTCAAGAACCTTATTAGTTGAAGTAACACCTCCATGACAGTTAATTTCTACTACATCTTCAGCAGTATAACTTCTTGGACCTTTCATAAAACTAATAATAACTTCATCAATAGGCTCCTTTGTATCTATATCAATAATATGACCATATCTCATAGTGTAGGTCTTCATATCCTTTATATCCTTGCCATTTTTAGCTCTAAATATCTTTGAAACAATATCTAAAGCTCTATCACCCGAAACTCTTATAATGGCAATTCCACCTTCGCCTATGGCAGTTGATATAGCACTTATTGTATCAAATTCTCTCATGCTTCTATCCTCCTTTTCTTATATTATCCCTCTATATAAAAGTGTCTATAATATTCATTTAACACCGATTTTCGTATTTAATATTATATCCCTTTTTAACTAATATTCATTGTACAAAACTATTTATATTTAGTCAAAATAAATAAAGGTAGGAAAGCCATAGGCTTCCTTACCTTTATTTTCTAATATCTACAACAACTCTTCTATATGGTTCTTCACCTTCACTGAAGGTATAAACATATTCATTACCTTGTAATGCTGAATGTATAATCCTTCTTTCATAAGGATTCATAGGCTCAAACTTATAAGATCTTTTACTTCTTCTTACTTTATAGGCAGTTTTTTCAGCAACTCTTATTAGAGTTTCTTCCCTCTTCTTCCTGTAATTTTCAGTATCTAAGATAACCTTTTTATATGGCTCATCATGATTTTTATTTACTACTAAAGATACTAAATACTGAAGTGCATCTAAGGTTTCTCCCCTATAACCAATAATTAATCCCATTTTAGGACCACTTAAATTTATATAAAGAGAATCATCCTCTTCCCTTATTCTAATTTCAGCCTTTATTCCCATGTTATCACAAATACTTCTTAAGAATGTCCTAGCCTCTTCTTTATAATCTCTTTTTACTTTTACAATTATTCTTGCAGGCTTACTTCCTATAAGATTAAGAAAACCCTTGCTTCCCTCATCTAAAACTTCGTAATCTACCCTGTCTTCAGTTAAATTCAGCTCTTTTAAAGCATTTTGTAAAGCTTCGCTTACAGTTTTACCTGTCATTTCTAATATTTTCATACCCTATTCACCACCTAGTAAAATCCTATCTCTTTATTATCTTTTTCTAGTCTTTGGTGTTGCTTTTTTTGCATTTTCCATAACTTTGTATTTTTCAAGTTCTTCTTTTTCTTTTTGCTTCTTCTTAGCAGGTAAATAATTTACAAAGTAAGTTTGTATTAATTGAATTACTCCGCCAATTACCCAATAAATAACTAAAATCGCTTTAAAATTTAAAGCCATAATTCCCATCATACCAGCCATCATTATATTCATGCTTCCCATATTTGGCCCATTTTCTGTTTTAGGGGTTGCTTTACTTAATAGCATTGTTGGTAAATAAGTACTTAAGAATGCTAAAACTGGTAATATAAATATTGGATCTTTTTCAAATACGTTTGGTATCCATAAGAAAGATGCACTTTTCATTGCATCTGGACTTATACTATTAAATACAGCATACAATGCAAATAAGATTGGTAATGGTAACAAGGATGGTAAACATCCACCAAACATACTAGCATTATTTTCTTTTAAGCACTTATTATATTCTTCTTGCATTTTTTTAGGATCATTTGCATATTTCTTTTGTATCGCATTTAATTGTGGTTGAATTTCTTGCATTCTTGCACTTGACCTACTAGATTTTATGTTTAATGGCAATATTAATAATCTTATTATTAATGTAAATATTGCAATTGTTAATACATAGGATACTCCACTTGGTTCCATATTAAATAATGTAATAATCCAGTCATGAAGTCCTTCAAAAGCATTAGTCAAGAATTGCGTTAAACCGTTCATAGTAACCTCCTTATTTTAATGGGTCATACCCGCCCCTGGAACATGGATGACACCTTAATATTCTCTTTATAGCTAAAAATCCACCTTTTAGTGATCCATATTTGGTTATTGCTTCAATAGCATACTGAGAGCAACTCGGAACAAATATGCACTTTGGTGGTCTCATAGGTGAAATATATTTCCTATATAAATGTATAGATTTTAGAAGTATCCTTTTTATCATTCCTTATATAATCCTGCCTTTTTAAAAAGTTTCTTCATAGCATTTTCAACTTCAAAATAATCCTTTCCTTTTATTGCATTTCTTGCAATAAAAACAAAATCATATCCATCTTTTAAATTATCCTTATTCAATCTATAACTTTCAGCTATCAATCGTTTACTTCTACTTCGAACTACACTATTGCCAACTTTTTTACTAACAGATATCCCTATCCTATTATAGGAAATGTTTTCCTTTGTTTTATTTTTATTGTTTTTATAAATATATAAAACTAAAAGATTATTAGCTATTGATTTTCCTCTTCTATACACCAATTTAAATTCATTATTTTTTTTTATTCTGTATACCATTGGAAATTCAGTCTCCTTTTTTCTGCCTTGCAGAAAAAGGCCACTGTATGCGGCCCTTATGCTGTTAATCTCTTTCTACCTTTTTGTCTTCTTCTCTTAAGAACATTTCTACCTGATTTAGTTTTCATTCTTTTTCTGAAACCATGTTCTTTTTTT from Clostridium isatidis harbors:
- the yidD gene encoding membrane protein insertion efficiency factor YidD, producing MIKRILLKSIHLYRKYISPMRPPKCIFVPSCSQYAIEAITKYGSLKGGFLAIKRILRCHPCSRGGYDPLK
- the yidC gene encoding membrane protein insertase YidC, which produces MNGLTQFLTNAFEGLHDWIITLFNMEPSGVSYVLTIAIFTLIIRLLILPLNIKSSRSSARMQEIQPQLNAIQKKYANDPKKMQEEYNKCLKENNASMFGGCLPSLLPLPILFALYAVFNSISPDAMKSASFLWIPNVFEKDPIFILPVLAFLSTYLPTMLLSKATPKTENGPNMGSMNIMMAGMMGIMALNFKAILVIYWVIGGVIQLIQTYFVNYLPAKKKQKEKEELEKYKVMENAKKATPKTRKR
- the rpmH gene encoding 50S ribosomal protein L34, yielding MFMTYQPKKKQRKKEHGFRKRMKTKSGRNVLKRRRQKGRKRLTA
- the rnpA gene encoding ribonuclease P protein component; this translates as MVYRIKKNNEFKLVYRRGKSIANNLLVLYIYKNNKNKTKENISYNRIGISVSKKVGNSVVRSRSKRLIAESYRLNKDNLKDGYDFVFIARNAIKGKDYFEVENAMKKLFKKAGLYKE
- the mnmE gene encoding tRNA uridine-5-carboxymethylaminomethyl(34) synthesis GTPase MnmE, translating into MREFDTISAISTAIGEGGIAIIRVSGDRALDIVSKIFRAKNGKDIKDMKTYTMRYGHIIDIDTKEPIDEVIISFMKGPRSYTAEDVVEINCHGGVTSTNKVLEMTIKAGARLAEPGEFTKRAFLNGRIDLSQAEAVMDLISAKTDLAMKSALMQSNGSLSKEIGRLNEYLLNVLALIEYAVDFTEDEEEIDPSIPPRVSESLEEALNNINRLMKNADEGRIIRDGLSLAIVGKPNVGKSSLLNVLLREKRAIVTDIAGTTRDVIEEYINLDGIPVKIIDTAGIRETEDIVERIGVEKSKEKIEEADLVLLVLDISRELDKEDYEIIEAVKNKKSILLLNKIDLENKIDLNSLNNFEYKIKISAKEDLGIDKLKEEIKNMFFNGTIDSESLVISNSRHKQALIRAKENCEKAIISVKNNEYLDLVSIYVTSALKALGEITGTELEEDLVNKIFKEFCCGK
- the jag gene encoding RNA-binding cell elongation regulator Jag/EloR, which produces MKILEMTGKTVSEALQNALKELNLTEDRVDYEVLDEGSKGFLNLIGSKPARIIVKVKRDYKEEARTFLRSICDNMGIKAEIRIREEDDSLYINLSGPKMGLIIGYRGETLDALQYLVSLVVNKNHDEPYKKVILDTENYRKKREETLIRVAEKTAYKVRRSKRSYKFEPMNPYERRIIHSALQGNEYVYTFSEGEEPYRRVVVDIRK